A stretch of the Microcebus murinus isolate Inina chromosome 6, M.murinus_Inina_mat1.0, whole genome shotgun sequence genome encodes the following:
- the INF2 gene encoding inverted formin-2 isoform X1 — MSPSHRQLGKMSVREGAQRKWAALKEKLGPQDSDPTEANLESADPELCIRLLQMPSVVNYSGLRKRLESSDGGWMVQFLEQSGLDLLLEALARLSGRGVARIADALLQLTCISCVRAVMNSPRGIEYILSNPAYARQLSLALDTSNVMVKKQVFELLAALCIYSPEGHALTLDALDHYKTACSQQYRFSVIMSELSDSDNVPYVVTLLSVINAVILGPEDLRTRTQLRSEFVGLQLLDILTRLRDLEDADLLIQLEAFEEAKAEDEEELLHVCGGVNMNSHQEVFASLFHKVSCSPASTQLLSMLQGLLHLEPTHRSSQLLWEALESLVNRAVLLASDAQECTLEEVVERLLSVKGRLRPSPLDKAHKSVQADLGQGQRGSSPENGTAPEASVEGQQPAVAQAWQLVGSNQRESGGEAPQPRALEQRTPAPPPPAPPLPSSTTGAPPPSLPPLPGLGATSPPAPPPPPPQSGQGAIPPPAPPPPPPLPGQGAIPPPAPPPPPPLPGLRAMAPPAPPPPPPPLPGSCGLLPPLPPPLPGMGCPPPPPLPGAGWGPPPPPPLPGLPGPPAVDSVEEVIVAQVDHSLGSAWVPSHRRVNPPTLRMKKLNWQKLPSKVAREGNSMWAALGSPDAEAVEPDFSSIERLFSFPVAKPREPAAAAPARKEPKEITFLDAKKSLNLNIFLKQFKCSNEEVTGMIRAGDTTKFDVEVLKQLLKLLPEKHEIENLRAFGEDRARLANADQFYLLLLGIPCYQLRVECMLLCEGTAVVLDMVRPKAQLVLAACESLLTSHQLPVFCQLILRIGNFLNYGSHTGDADGFKISTLLKLTETKSQQNRVTLLHHVLEEVERSHPDLLQLPQDLDQPSRAAGINLEVIRSEASSNLKKLLETEHKVSASVPEVQEQYSGRLQASIEASRALDKLFEDIEQKRRELADYLCEDAQQLSLEDTFSTMKTFRDLFIRALKENKERKDQAARAERRKQQLAEEEARRPRGEDGKPGRKGPGKQEEVCVIDALLADIRKGFQLRKTARGRADADKGSRAAVGDPPGAMESAASRDPAGDPRGGTRRPTSGPGLDAAATKEPPGWDLVDAVTPGPQPAQEPAEEGGPGRLERRSSWYVDASDFLTPEDAQCPQPSQGAWPVTLGDARALQPLKFSSEKPPGAPSSSQDAEGPVSSGDIRRAEADSTSQEDAAVLGRSAGLPAAGLGGDADEEDPAPESALDTSLDRSFSEDAVTDSSGSGTLPRARRASKGPGRRRKKRAARSQEAEVAPECDDSSTKRLCAIQ, encoded by the exons CTCGGCAAGATGTCGGTGAGGGAGGGCGCCCAGCGCAAGTGGGCGGCGCTGAAGGAGAAGCTGGGGCCGCAGGACTCGGACCCCACGGAGGCCAACCTGGAGAGCGCCGACCCCGAGCTGTGCATCCGGCTGCTGCAGATGCCCTCCGTGGTCAACTACTCCGGCCTGCGCAAGCGGCTGGAGAGCAGCGACGGCGGCTGGATGGTGCAGTTCCTGGAGCAGAGCGGCCTGGACCTGCTGCTGGAGGCGCTGGCGCGGCTGTCGGGCCGCGGGGTGGCGCGCATCGCGGACGCCCTGCTGCAGCTCACCTGCATAAGCTGCGTGCGCGCCGTCATGAACTCGCCGCGGGGCATCGAGTACATCCTCAGCAACCCCGCCTACGCGCGCCAGCTCTCTCTCG CCCTGGACACGTCCAACGTGATGGTGAAGAAGCAGGTGTTCGAGCTGCTGGCCGCCCTGTGCATCTACTCGCCCGAGGGCCACGCCCTCACCCTGGACGCCCTCGACCACTACAAG ACCGCGTGCAGCCAGCAGTACCGCTTCAGCGTCATCATGAGTGAGCTCTCCGACAGCGACAACGTGCCTTACGTCGTCACCCTGCTCAGCGTCATCAACGCCGTCATCCTGGGCCCCGAGGACCTGCGCACGCGCACCCAGCTGCGGAGCGAGTTTGTCG GGCTGCAGCTGCTGGACATCCTGACCCGGCTGCG AGACCTGGAGGACGCCGACCTGCTGATCCAGCTAGAGGCCTTCGAGGAGGCCAAGGCCGAGGACGAAGAGGAGCTGCTGCACGTGTGCGGCGGGGTCAACATGAACAGCCACCAGGAGGTCTTCGCCTCCCTGTTCCACAag gTGAGCTGCTCCCCGGCGTCCACCCAGCTGCTGTCCATGCTGCAGGGCCTCCTGCACCTGGAACCCACCCACCGTTCCAGCCAGCTGCTCTGGGAGGCCTTGGAGAGCCTGGTGAACCGGGCCGTGCTCCTGGCCAGTGACG CCCAGGAATGCACCCTGGAGGAGGTGGTCGAGCGGCTCCTGTCCGTCAAGGGGCGGCTCCGACCAAGCCCCCTGGACAAGGCCCACAAGAGCGTCCAGGCCGACCTAGGCCAGGGTCAGAGGGGCAGCTCCCCTGAAAACGGCACTGCCCCCGAGGCCAGCGTGGAAGGCCAGCAGCCCGCAGTGGCCCAGGCTTGGCAGCTGGTGGGCAGCAACCAGAGAGAGAGTGGCGGGGAAGCCCCACAGCCAAGAGCCCTGGAGCAGCGGAcacccgccccacccccaccggcaccccccctccccagctctacCACGGgggcccctcccccttcccttccaccCCTACCAGGCCTGGGGGCCACGTCCcccccagcaccccctcccccacccccacagtcaGGCCAGGGGGCCATTCCCCctccagcaccccctcccccacccccactgccaggCCAGGGGGCCATTCCCCctccagcaccccctcccccacccccactgccaggCCTGAGGGCCATGGCCcccccagcaccccctcccccacctccacccctgccaggcTCCTGTGGGCTCTTGCCCCCACTGCCTCCACCACTCCCGGGCATGGggtgcccacccccacccccacttcctggagcaggctggggcccccctccacctccacccctgcccgGCCTCCCTGGCCCTCCCGCAGTGGACAGCGTGGAGGAGGTCATCGTGGCCCAGGTGGACCACAGCCTGGGCTCGGCCTGGGTGCCCAGCCACAGGCGGGTGAACCCGCCCACGCTGCGCATGAAGAAGCTGAACTGGCAGAAGCTGCCGTCCAAGGTGGCTCGTG AGGGCAACTCCATGTGGGCGGCGCTGGGCAGTCCGGACGCCGAGGCGGTGGAGCCCGACTTCTCCAGCATCGAGCGGCTCTTCTCCTTCCCCGTGGCCAAGCCCAGGGAGCCGGCCGCTGCCGCCCCCGCCAGGAAGGAGCCCAAGGAG ATCACGTTCCTCGACGCCAAGAAGAGCCTGAATCTCAACATCTTCCTGAAGCAGTTTAAGTG cTCCAACGAGGAGGTCACCGGGATGATCCGGGCCGGGGACACCACCAAGTTCGACGTGGAGGTTCTCAAACAGCTCCTCAAGCTCCTTCCGGAGAAGCACGAG ATTGAGAACCTGCGGGCGTTCGGAGAGGACCGAGCCAGGCTGGCCAACGCTGACCAGTTctacctgctgctgctgggcATCCCCTG CTACCAGCTGCGGGTCGAGTGCATGCTGCTGTGCGAGGGTACAGCCGTCGTGCTGGACATGGTGCGGCCCAAGGCCCAGCTGGTGCTCGCCGCCTGCGAGA GCCTGCTCACCAGCCACCAGCTGCCCGTCTTCTGCCAGCTCATCCTGAGGATCGGGAACTTCCTCAACTAC GGCAGCCACACAGGCGACGCTGATGGCTTCAAGATCAGCACGTTGCTGAAACTCACGGAGACCAAGTCCCAGCAGAACCGCGTGACGCTGCTGCACCACGTGCTGGAG GAAGTGGAGAGGAGCCACCCAGACCTCCTGCAACTGCCCCAGGACCTGGACCAGCCCTCCCGAGCCGCGGG GATCAACCTGGAAGTGATCCGCTCAGAGGCCAGCTCCAACCTGAAGAAGCTTCTGGAGACAGAGCATAAGGTGTCGGCCTCGGTGCCTGAGGTGCAGGAGCAGTACTCGGGGCGCCTCCAG GCCAGCATCGAGGCCTCCCGGGCGCTGGACAAGCTCTTCGAGGACATCGAGCAGAAGCGGCGGGAGCTGGCCGACTACCTGTGTGAGGACGCCCAGCAGCTGTCCCTGGAGGACACCTTCAGCACCATGAAGACCTTCCGAGACCTCTTCATCCGAGCCCTGAAG GAGAACAAGGAGCGGAAGGACCAGGCGGCCAGGGCAGAGCGCAGGAAGCAGCAGCTGGCCGAGGAGGAGGCGCGGAGGCCTCGGGGCGAGGACGGGAAGCCAG GCAGGAAGGGGCCCGGGAAGCAGGAGGAGGTGTGTGTCATCGACGCCCTGCTGGCCGACATCAGGAAGGGTTTCCAGCTTCGGAAGACGGCCCGGGGCCGCGCGGACGCCGACAAGGGCAGCAGGGCGGCCGTGGGGGACCCCCCAGGGGCCATGGAGTCTG CGGCCAGCAGGGACCCTGCAGGAGACCCCAGGGGTGGCACCCGCCGCCCCACCTCTGGGCCAGGCCTTGATGCTGCAGCCACCAAGGAGCCCCCAGGCTGGGACCTTGTGGACGCCGTGACCCCCGGCCCGCAGCCTGCCCAGGAGCCGGCAGAGGAGGGTGGTCCCGGGCGCCTGGAGAGGCGTTCTTCCTGGTACGTGGACGCCAGCGACTTCCTCACCCCGGAGGACGCCCAGTGTCCGCAGCCCTCGCAGGGGGCCTGGCCAGTGACTCTGGGCGACGCTCGGGCCCTGCAGCCCCTCAAGTTCTCCAGCGAAAAGCCCCCTGGGGCCCCAAGTTCCAGCCAGGACGCCGAGGGCCCCGTGTCCTCGGGGGACATCCGCCGGGCCGAGGCCGACAGCACGAGCCAGGAGGATGCAGCTGTCCTGGGCCGCAGCGCCGGCCTCCCGGCTGCAGGCCTCGGTGGGGACGCGGACGAGGAGGACCCGGCCCCGGAGTCCGCACTGGACACCTCCCTGGACAGGTCCTTCTCTGAGGACGCAGTGACTGACTCCTCGGGGTCTGGCACCCTCCCCAGGGCCCGCCGGGCCTCGAAGGGGCCGGGCCGGCGGAGGAAGAAGCGCGCGGCAAGGAGCCAGGAAG caGAGGTTGCCCCCGAGTGTGATGATAGTAGTACAAAAAGGCTGTGTGCCATCCAGTGA
- the INF2 gene encoding inverted formin-2 isoform X4 → MSVREGAQRKWAALKEKLGPQDSDPTEANLESADPELCIRLLQMPSVVNYSGLRKRLESSDGGWMVQFLEQSGLDLLLEALARLSGRGVARIADALLQLTCISCVRAVMNSPRGIEYILSNPAYARQLSLALDTSNVMVKKQVFELLAALCIYSPEGHALTLDALDHYKTACSQQYRFSVIMSELSDSDNVPYVVTLLSVINAVILGPEDLRTRTQLRSEFVGLQLLDILTRLRDLEDADLLIQLEAFEEAKAEDEEELLHVCGGVNMNSHQEVFASLFHKVSCSPASTQLLSMLQGLLHLEPTHRSSQLLWEALESLVNRAVLLASDAQECTLEEVVERLLSVKGRLRPSPLDKAHKSVQADLGQGQRGSSPENGTAPEASVEGQQPAVAQAWQLVGSNQRESGGEAPQPRALEQRTPAPPPPAPPLPSSTTGAPPPSLPPLPGLGATSPPAPPPPPPQSGQGAIPPPAPPPPPPLPGQGAIPPPAPPPPPPLPGLRAMAPPAPPPPPPPLPGSCGLLPPLPPPLPGMGCPPPPPLPGAGWGPPPPPPLPGLPGPPAVDSVEEVIVAQVDHSLGSAWVPSHRRVNPPTLRMKKLNWQKLPSKVAREGNSMWAALGSPDAEAVEPDFSSIERLFSFPVAKPREPAAAAPARKEPKEITFLDAKKSLNLNIFLKQFKCSNEEVTGMIRAGDTTKFDVEVLKQLLKLLPEKHEIENLRAFGEDRARLANADQFYLLLLGIPCYQLRVECMLLCEGTAVVLDMVRPKAQLVLAACESLLTSHQLPVFCQLILRIGNFLNYGSHTGDADGFKISTLLKLTETKSQQNRVTLLHHVLEEVERSHPDLLQLPQDLDQPSRAAGINLEVIRSEASSNLKKLLETEHKVSASVPEVQEQYSGRLQASIEASRALDKLFEDIEQKRRELADYLCEDAQQLSLEDTFSTMKTFRDLFIRALKENKERKDQAARAERRKQQLAEEEARRPRGEDGKPGRKGPGKQEEVCVIDALLADIRKGFQLRKTARGRADADKGSRAAVGDPPGAMESAASRDPAGDPRGGTRRPTSGPGLDAAATKEPPGWDLVDAVTPGPQPAQEPAEEGGPGRLERRSSWYVDASDFLTPEDAQCPQPSQGAWPVTLGDARALQPLKFSSEKPPGAPSSSQDAEGPVSSGDIRRAEADSTSQEDAAVLGRSAGLPAAGLGGDADEEDPAPESALDTSLDRSFSEDAVTDSSGSGTLPRARRASKGPGRRRKKRAARSQEAEVAPECDDSSTKRLCAIQ, encoded by the exons ATGTCGGTGAGGGAGGGCGCCCAGCGCAAGTGGGCGGCGCTGAAGGAGAAGCTGGGGCCGCAGGACTCGGACCCCACGGAGGCCAACCTGGAGAGCGCCGACCCCGAGCTGTGCATCCGGCTGCTGCAGATGCCCTCCGTGGTCAACTACTCCGGCCTGCGCAAGCGGCTGGAGAGCAGCGACGGCGGCTGGATGGTGCAGTTCCTGGAGCAGAGCGGCCTGGACCTGCTGCTGGAGGCGCTGGCGCGGCTGTCGGGCCGCGGGGTGGCGCGCATCGCGGACGCCCTGCTGCAGCTCACCTGCATAAGCTGCGTGCGCGCCGTCATGAACTCGCCGCGGGGCATCGAGTACATCCTCAGCAACCCCGCCTACGCGCGCCAGCTCTCTCTCG CCCTGGACACGTCCAACGTGATGGTGAAGAAGCAGGTGTTCGAGCTGCTGGCCGCCCTGTGCATCTACTCGCCCGAGGGCCACGCCCTCACCCTGGACGCCCTCGACCACTACAAG ACCGCGTGCAGCCAGCAGTACCGCTTCAGCGTCATCATGAGTGAGCTCTCCGACAGCGACAACGTGCCTTACGTCGTCACCCTGCTCAGCGTCATCAACGCCGTCATCCTGGGCCCCGAGGACCTGCGCACGCGCACCCAGCTGCGGAGCGAGTTTGTCG GGCTGCAGCTGCTGGACATCCTGACCCGGCTGCG AGACCTGGAGGACGCCGACCTGCTGATCCAGCTAGAGGCCTTCGAGGAGGCCAAGGCCGAGGACGAAGAGGAGCTGCTGCACGTGTGCGGCGGGGTCAACATGAACAGCCACCAGGAGGTCTTCGCCTCCCTGTTCCACAag gTGAGCTGCTCCCCGGCGTCCACCCAGCTGCTGTCCATGCTGCAGGGCCTCCTGCACCTGGAACCCACCCACCGTTCCAGCCAGCTGCTCTGGGAGGCCTTGGAGAGCCTGGTGAACCGGGCCGTGCTCCTGGCCAGTGACG CCCAGGAATGCACCCTGGAGGAGGTGGTCGAGCGGCTCCTGTCCGTCAAGGGGCGGCTCCGACCAAGCCCCCTGGACAAGGCCCACAAGAGCGTCCAGGCCGACCTAGGCCAGGGTCAGAGGGGCAGCTCCCCTGAAAACGGCACTGCCCCCGAGGCCAGCGTGGAAGGCCAGCAGCCCGCAGTGGCCCAGGCTTGGCAGCTGGTGGGCAGCAACCAGAGAGAGAGTGGCGGGGAAGCCCCACAGCCAAGAGCCCTGGAGCAGCGGAcacccgccccacccccaccggcaccccccctccccagctctacCACGGgggcccctcccccttcccttccaccCCTACCAGGCCTGGGGGCCACGTCCcccccagcaccccctcccccacccccacagtcaGGCCAGGGGGCCATTCCCCctccagcaccccctcccccacccccactgccaggCCAGGGGGCCATTCCCCctccagcaccccctcccccacccccactgccaggCCTGAGGGCCATGGCCcccccagcaccccctcccccacctccacccctgccaggcTCCTGTGGGCTCTTGCCCCCACTGCCTCCACCACTCCCGGGCATGGggtgcccacccccacccccacttcctggagcaggctggggcccccctccacctccacccctgcccgGCCTCCCTGGCCCTCCCGCAGTGGACAGCGTGGAGGAGGTCATCGTGGCCCAGGTGGACCACAGCCTGGGCTCGGCCTGGGTGCCCAGCCACAGGCGGGTGAACCCGCCCACGCTGCGCATGAAGAAGCTGAACTGGCAGAAGCTGCCGTCCAAGGTGGCTCGTG AGGGCAACTCCATGTGGGCGGCGCTGGGCAGTCCGGACGCCGAGGCGGTGGAGCCCGACTTCTCCAGCATCGAGCGGCTCTTCTCCTTCCCCGTGGCCAAGCCCAGGGAGCCGGCCGCTGCCGCCCCCGCCAGGAAGGAGCCCAAGGAG ATCACGTTCCTCGACGCCAAGAAGAGCCTGAATCTCAACATCTTCCTGAAGCAGTTTAAGTG cTCCAACGAGGAGGTCACCGGGATGATCCGGGCCGGGGACACCACCAAGTTCGACGTGGAGGTTCTCAAACAGCTCCTCAAGCTCCTTCCGGAGAAGCACGAG ATTGAGAACCTGCGGGCGTTCGGAGAGGACCGAGCCAGGCTGGCCAACGCTGACCAGTTctacctgctgctgctgggcATCCCCTG CTACCAGCTGCGGGTCGAGTGCATGCTGCTGTGCGAGGGTACAGCCGTCGTGCTGGACATGGTGCGGCCCAAGGCCCAGCTGGTGCTCGCCGCCTGCGAGA GCCTGCTCACCAGCCACCAGCTGCCCGTCTTCTGCCAGCTCATCCTGAGGATCGGGAACTTCCTCAACTAC GGCAGCCACACAGGCGACGCTGATGGCTTCAAGATCAGCACGTTGCTGAAACTCACGGAGACCAAGTCCCAGCAGAACCGCGTGACGCTGCTGCACCACGTGCTGGAG GAAGTGGAGAGGAGCCACCCAGACCTCCTGCAACTGCCCCAGGACCTGGACCAGCCCTCCCGAGCCGCGGG GATCAACCTGGAAGTGATCCGCTCAGAGGCCAGCTCCAACCTGAAGAAGCTTCTGGAGACAGAGCATAAGGTGTCGGCCTCGGTGCCTGAGGTGCAGGAGCAGTACTCGGGGCGCCTCCAG GCCAGCATCGAGGCCTCCCGGGCGCTGGACAAGCTCTTCGAGGACATCGAGCAGAAGCGGCGGGAGCTGGCCGACTACCTGTGTGAGGACGCCCAGCAGCTGTCCCTGGAGGACACCTTCAGCACCATGAAGACCTTCCGAGACCTCTTCATCCGAGCCCTGAAG GAGAACAAGGAGCGGAAGGACCAGGCGGCCAGGGCAGAGCGCAGGAAGCAGCAGCTGGCCGAGGAGGAGGCGCGGAGGCCTCGGGGCGAGGACGGGAAGCCAG GCAGGAAGGGGCCCGGGAAGCAGGAGGAGGTGTGTGTCATCGACGCCCTGCTGGCCGACATCAGGAAGGGTTTCCAGCTTCGGAAGACGGCCCGGGGCCGCGCGGACGCCGACAAGGGCAGCAGGGCGGCCGTGGGGGACCCCCCAGGGGCCATGGAGTCTG CGGCCAGCAGGGACCCTGCAGGAGACCCCAGGGGTGGCACCCGCCGCCCCACCTCTGGGCCAGGCCTTGATGCTGCAGCCACCAAGGAGCCCCCAGGCTGGGACCTTGTGGACGCCGTGACCCCCGGCCCGCAGCCTGCCCAGGAGCCGGCAGAGGAGGGTGGTCCCGGGCGCCTGGAGAGGCGTTCTTCCTGGTACGTGGACGCCAGCGACTTCCTCACCCCGGAGGACGCCCAGTGTCCGCAGCCCTCGCAGGGGGCCTGGCCAGTGACTCTGGGCGACGCTCGGGCCCTGCAGCCCCTCAAGTTCTCCAGCGAAAAGCCCCCTGGGGCCCCAAGTTCCAGCCAGGACGCCGAGGGCCCCGTGTCCTCGGGGGACATCCGCCGGGCCGAGGCCGACAGCACGAGCCAGGAGGATGCAGCTGTCCTGGGCCGCAGCGCCGGCCTCCCGGCTGCAGGCCTCGGTGGGGACGCGGACGAGGAGGACCCGGCCCCGGAGTCCGCACTGGACACCTCCCTGGACAGGTCCTTCTCTGAGGACGCAGTGACTGACTCCTCGGGGTCTGGCACCCTCCCCAGGGCCCGCCGGGCCTCGAAGGGGCCGGGCCGGCGGAGGAAGAAGCGCGCGGCAAGGAGCCAGGAAG caGAGGTTGCCCCCGAGTGTGATGATAGTAGTACAAAAAGGCTGTGTGCCATCCAGTGA